A genomic region of Anas platyrhynchos isolate ZD024472 breed Pekin duck chromosome 19, IASCAAS_PekinDuck_T2T, whole genome shotgun sequence contains the following coding sequences:
- the ZNF750 gene encoding zinc finger protein 750, producing MSLLKERKPKKPHYIPRPPGKPFKYKCFQCPFTCNEKSHLFNHMKYGLCKNSITLVSEQDRVIKCPKASSLEPKQINQLETAVKATSSKSVTNGLSNLDSKPQYAFPKEDAKENVELQNQATTTAIQGQKPAIQKDLTPASTTTESAISMQPLLDSIVRPSAFVPVGEHRESKGPETSEVSEIISLPNKSSPFHTKSAFHAPSHPWKAGSPFLPDFPHKVPPTKGFGSISPYMQPMIPEYSPHFYEHRLAIYTPYLLPGNSECESSALSVYGTQDQRHFLPHPGPLPKPINPSAYEHYRLFQQYHSTPPIPYGFCRPTDPPFYRFSHVAGINRDQSSHLMEETTLLYPASLSPSQQYPLGSHKKQADYEKEMTLLHAKSHSKDDQNERENAKMSPLAGSAATGSPGRPSPTNFTQTSHACEGLFDLSNKSSSTSLSKYDQPEENFTAFRPVRKSTDQPTQLQSVPTQQDRSDSPTSINVTDEDSHTPNECPNNEGSLSNTEEDTGIAPLNLSKKADTNAGPAHEHAYKTTSKTESQNFLELQDMPLNLSVKDSCNTGNLKTSSHSPSRDNGAATSPNPENENSTADACNPKNPTNSICTKSFLAHRNEAQDLRIIDSCDEQKQTAAVALCQLAAYSPSKVRMDNEGQSPQDCNTSCTKPALNSSDTQDTQCNQKVKGQKRTNQKESAKSQQGTKRVRPNDCSRVFTLRKRTRVS from the exons atgaGTCTCCTCAAAGAACGTAAACCAAAGAAGCCTCATTACATCCCAAGACCACCAGGAAAGCCATTTAAGTATAAGTGCTTTCAGTGCCCCTTCACTTGCAATGAGAAATCTCATCTTTTTAACCACATGAAGTATGGCCTCTGCAAGAACTCCATTACTTTAGTATCAGAGCAGGATCGCGTTATCAAGTGTCCAAAGGCAAGCTCCTTGGAGCCCAAACAGATCAACCAGCTCGAGACTGCGGTCAAAGCAACTTCTTCTAAGTCTGTCACCAATGGACTGTCAAATCTCGATTCAAAGCCTCAATACGCTTTTCCAAAAGAAGATGCCAAGGAAAATGTTGAATTACAAAACCAGGCAACAACCACAGCAATTCAAGGACAAAAACCTGCAATTCAGAAGGATTTAACCCCTGCCAGTACTACAACAGAAAGCGCCATCAGCATGCAGCCTCTTTTGGACAGCATTGTACGGCCCTCAGCTTTTGTTCCTGTAGGAGAACACAGAGAGAGCAAAGGCCCAGAAACTAGTGAAGTATCTGAAATTATATCGCTCCCTAACAAAAGTTCACCTTTTCACACTAAATCTGCATTTCATGCACCAAGTCACCCCTGGAAAGCAGGTTCTCCTTTCCTCCCAGATTTTCCACATAAAGTTCCTCCCACAAAAGGGTTTGGTTCCATCTCACCTTACATGCAGCCGATGATTCCAGAGTACTCGCCCCATTTTTATGAGCACAGGCTGGCCATCTACACACCTTACTTGCTTCCAGGTAACTCAGAGTGTGAAAGCTCTGCTCTGTCTGTCTATGGCACACAAGACCAAAGACATTTTCTTCCCCATCCTGGGCCACTTCCAAAACCCATAAATCCATCAGCATATGAACACTATCGATTGTTCCAACAATATCATTCCACTCCTCCTATACCGTATGGATTTTGTAGGCCAACCGATCCTCCGTTTTACCGATTTTCACACGTAGCTGGTATTAACAGGGATCAAAGCTCTCATCTAATGGAAGAAACTACCTTGTTGTATCCAGCTTCTTTAAGTCCATCCCAACAATACCCTCTAGGTTCGCATAAAAAACAAGCGGactatgaaaaagaaatgacattACTGCATGCCAAAAGTCATTCCAAAGACGACCAAAATGAACGCGAGAATGCTAAAATGAGCCCTCTGGCAGGAAGTGCAgcaacaggctccccaggtAGACCTAGCCCAACCAACTTCACCCAGACAAGCCACGCATGTGAGGGCTTATTTGACCTCTCCAACAAGTCATCTTCTACATCGCTTAGCAAGTATGATcaaccagaagaaaacttcACAGCTTTCAGACCTGTGAGAAAAAGCACTGATCAACCAACTCAACTTCAAAGCGTGCCGACACAGCAAGATCGCAGCGATTCACCTACCAG CATTAATGTCACTGATGAAGATTCACACACACCTAATGAATGCCCTAACAATGAAGGTTCACTGTCCAACACCGAAGAAGACACAGGAATAGCTCCCCTTAACCTTTCAAAAAAGGCTGACACAAATGCAGGACCTGCTCATGAACATGCATACAAAACCACATCCAAAACAGAAAGTCAGAACTTTCTAGAACTGCAAGATATGCCTCTGAACCTCTCGGTAAAAGATTCCTGCAACACAGGAAACCTGAAAACATCATCCCACAGTCCATCTCGTGATAATGGTGCTGCTACTTCTCCAAAccctgaaaatgaaaactctACCGCAGATGCGTGTAaccccaagaacccaactaacAGCATCTGCACCAAATCTTTCCTGGCTCACCGTAACGAAGCTCAAGACTTACGAATAATTGACAGTTGTGatgaacagaaacaaacagcagctgTAGCTCTCTGTCAGCTGGCTGCATACAGCCCTAGCAAAGTTAGAATGGACAATGAAGGGCAGAGTCCTCAGGATTGTAATACTTCATGTACAAAACCTGCACTTAATTCTTCTGATACTCAGGATACTCAGTGCAATCAAAAagtaaaaggacaaaaaaggaCAAATCAAAAAGAATCAGCAAAATCACAGCAAGGCACTAAAAGAGTAAGGCCAAATGACTGTAGCCGAGTCTTTACTTTAAGGAAGAGAACAAGAGTATCTTAA